One window from the genome of Megalobrama amblycephala isolate DHTTF-2021 linkage group LG4, ASM1881202v1, whole genome shotgun sequence encodes:
- the LOC125266230 gene encoding uncharacterized protein LOC125266230 isoform X2 — protein sequence MVLDSEEELTFSSEEEHDSDDERLHFEERLDPAEDTVSDENVDPSLSHSPAILTKRARSNTGDNEKDYSPNESAPKPLAKKAKKNIQTSNRHSALSWKTDNDTDMVPQTLRFLPAREPGPQLRPADEHTPKSLFKMFKMQGIMPPLVVGTACFAKYSLVKGKTHLGNARHVTFTCVFS from the exons ATGGTCCTGGACAGTGAGGAAGAGTTAACTTTTTCCTCGGAAGAAGAACACGACTCTGACGATGAACGTCTGCATTTTGAAGAGCGACTTGATCCAGCTGAAGATACAGTTTCTGATGA aaatgtgGATCCATCACTCTCGCATTCACCTGCAATTCTCACTAAGAGGGCACGCAGCAACACAGGCGATAATGAGAAAGA ctaTAGCCCTAATGAGAGTGCTCCAAAACCCCTTGCAAAAAAGGCCAAGAAAAACATTCAGACAAGCAACAGGCATTCAGCTCTGTCATGGAAAACAGATAATGACACTGACATGGTTCCACAGACTCTGAGATTCCTACCTGCACGGGAACCTGGACCACAGCTGCGTCCTGCTGATGAACACACTCCTAAGAGtctcttcaaaatgttcaaaatgcaaGGAATAATGCCACCGCTGGTCGTCGGAACTGCATGCTTTGCAAAGTACAGCTTGGTAAAAGGCAAGACACACCTTGGAAATGCCAGGCATGTGACATTTACttgtgtcttcagttga
- the LOC125266230 gene encoding uncharacterized protein LOC125266230 isoform X1 produces the protein MVLDSEEELTFSSEEEHDSDDERLHFEERLDPAEDTVSDENVDPSLSHSPAILTKRARSNTGDNEKENVDPSLSHSPAIPTKRAPSNTGDNEKDYSPNESAPKPLAKKAKKNIQTSNRHSALSWKTDNDTDMVPQTLRFLPAREPGPQLRPADEHTPKSLFKMFKMQGIMPPLVVGTACFAKYSLVKGKTHLGNARHVTFTCVFS, from the exons ATGGTCCTGGACAGTGAGGAAGAGTTAACTTTTTCCTCGGAAGAAGAACACGACTCTGACGATGAACGTCTGCATTTTGAAGAGCGACTTGATCCAGCTGAAGATACAGTTTCTGATGA aaatgtgGATCCATCACTCTCGCATTCACCTGCAATTCTCACTAAGAGGGCACGCAGCAACACAGGCGATAATGAGAAAGA aaatgtgGATCCATCACTCTCACATTCACCTGCAATTCCCACTAAGAGGGCACCCAGCAACACAGGCGATAATGAGaaaga ctaTAGCCCTAATGAGAGTGCTCCAAAACCCCTTGCAAAAAAGGCCAAGAAAAACATTCAGACAAGCAACAGGCATTCAGCTCTGTCATGGAAAACAGATAATGACACTGACATGGTTCCACAGACTCTGAGATTCCTACCTGCACGGGAACCTGGACCACAGCTGCGTCCTGCTGATGAACACACTCCTAAGAGtctcttcaaaatgttcaaaatgcaaGGAATAATGCCACCGCTGGTCGTCGGAACTGCATGCTTTGCAAAGTACAGCTTGGTAAAAGGCAAGACACACCTTGGAAATGCCAGGCATGTGACATTTACttgtgtcttcagttga